Proteins from a genomic interval of Oceanidesulfovibrio indonesiensis:
- a CDS encoding type I restriction-modification system subunit M, whose protein sequence is MTAAQVNQKEINEILFKACDTFRGILNASQYKDYILAMLFLKYISDVYRERYDELREQYKGDEERIQRRLARERFIMPEGCTFYDLFDQRNAANVGEVINTTLEKIEDANRAKLQGVFRNIDYNSEYNLGKTKDRNGRLKQFLEDLNNPRLDLRPSRIGNIDVIGNAYEYLIANFAAGAGKKAGEFYTPPEVSELIAELVDPQPGERICDPACGSGSLLIKCGNRVLAKKSEDFSLYGQEINGETWALAKMNMFLHGMDRARIEWGDTLRDPKLLEDDTTMKFEVVVANPPFSLDKWGYDAAQSDPFNRFHRGLPPKSKADYAFISHMIETTTLESGRVGVVVPHGVLFRGGAEGKIRQQLIEENLLDAVIGLPANLFFGTGIPAAILVFKRNRPTKDVLFIDASRDYADGKNQNRLRTQDIQRIVETYTARESVDKYAYAASFDEIKENDFNLNIPRYVDTFEEEEEVDIAAVQAEIDAIEKELKDVREEMAGYLKELGVIE, encoded by the coding sequence ATGACCGCAGCACAAGTAAATCAAAAAGAAATCAACGAAATCCTTTTCAAGGCATGCGACACGTTTCGCGGCATCCTCAACGCCAGCCAATATAAGGACTACATCCTGGCCATGTTGTTCCTGAAGTACATCTCGGACGTCTACCGCGAGCGCTATGACGAACTGAGAGAACAGTACAAGGGCGACGAGGAGCGAATCCAGCGTCGCCTGGCTCGGGAACGCTTTATCATGCCTGAGGGGTGTACGTTTTATGACCTGTTCGACCAGCGCAACGCCGCCAACGTGGGCGAGGTCATCAACACCACCCTGGAAAAGATCGAAGACGCGAACCGCGCCAAGCTTCAGGGTGTTTTCCGCAATATCGACTACAACTCCGAATACAACCTGGGCAAGACGAAGGATCGGAACGGCCGCCTCAAGCAGTTTTTGGAGGACCTTAATAATCCTCGCCTCGACCTGCGACCATCCCGGATAGGCAACATCGACGTCATCGGGAACGCCTATGAGTACCTTATAGCCAACTTCGCAGCGGGTGCGGGCAAGAAGGCAGGGGAGTTTTACACGCCACCAGAGGTGTCCGAGCTTATTGCCGAACTTGTGGACCCGCAACCGGGTGAACGCATCTGCGACCCCGCCTGCGGATCAGGCTCCTTGCTCATCAAATGCGGCAACAGGGTGCTCGCAAAGAAGTCCGAGGACTTTTCCCTGTACGGCCAGGAGATCAACGGCGAGACCTGGGCCCTGGCCAAGATGAACATGTTCCTGCACGGCATGGACCGCGCCCGCATCGAGTGGGGCGACACCCTGCGTGATCCAAAGCTGCTGGAAGACGACACCACCATGAAGTTCGAAGTGGTGGTGGCCAATCCGCCGTTCTCCCTGGACAAGTGGGGATACGACGCCGCCCAGAGCGACCCCTTCAATCGCTTTCATCGCGGCCTGCCACCCAAGTCCAAAGCCGACTACGCCTTCATCTCGCACATGATCGAGACCACCACGCTGGAGTCCGGGCGCGTCGGCGTTGTCGTACCCCATGGGGTGCTGTTCCGTGGCGGTGCGGAAGGCAAGATCAGGCAGCAGCTCATTGAAGAGAACCTGCTGGATGCGGTGATCGGCCTGCCCGCCAACCTCTTTTTTGGAACCGGCATACCGGCGGCCATCCTCGTGTTCAAGCGTAACCGCCCGACAAAGGACGTGCTGTTCATCGACGCCAGCCGGGACTACGCCGACGGCAAGAACCAGAACAGGCTGCGGACCCAGGACATCCAGCGCATTGTGGAGACGTACACGGCCCGCGAGTCCGTGGACAAGTACGCCTATGCCGCCAGCTTCGACGAGATCAAAGAGAACGACTTCAACCTCAATATTCCCCGCTATGTGGACACCTTCGAGGAAGAGGAAGAGGTCGATATCGCCGCTGTGCAGGCCGAAATCGACGCGATTGAAAAGGAGCTGAAGGACGTGCGCGAGGAGATGGCCGGGTACCTCAAGGAACTGGGGGTAATCGAGTGA
- a CDS encoding virulence RhuM family protein yields the protein MDQTTEFLLYTAPGGKVAVEVFLHNENIWLSQKRIAELFDTTAQNVGQHLKNIFADEELDENSVVKTFFATAADGKNYKTKFYNLDAIISVGYRVNSSKATQFRIWATERLKEYIIKGFVLDDERLKNGRYFGKDYFRELLERVRSIRTSERRIYQQITDIFAECSIDYDPRSEITQQFYAHVQDKFHFAITGQTSSELVHRRADADKPLMGLQTYKNAPDGRVLLSDTTIGKNYLAEDEIRQLERTVSSFFDYIERIIESRNTFTMQAFADSVNRFLEFNEYKVLEGYGSVSRKQADAKARTEYEKFNKTQRIESDFDRALKAIEEKKDGGE from the coding sequence ATGGATCAGACCACGGAGTTCCTGCTGTACACGGCTCCGGGCGGCAAGGTGGCCGTCGAGGTCTTTCTGCACAACGAGAACATCTGGCTGTCGCAAAAGCGGATTGCTGAGCTGTTCGACACCACCGCGCAGAATGTCGGCCAGCACCTCAAAAACATCTTTGCGGATGAGGAGCTGGATGAAAATTCAGTTGTAAAGACTTTTTTTGCAACTGCCGCAGACGGCAAGAATTACAAGACAAAATTCTACAACCTCGACGCCATCATCTCCGTAGGCTACCGGGTCAACTCGTCCAAGGCCACCCAGTTCCGCATCTGGGCCACGGAGCGGCTCAAAGAGTATATCATCAAGGGTTTTGTCCTGGACGACGAACGCCTGAAGAATGGCCGCTATTTCGGCAAGGACTACTTCCGCGAGTTGCTGGAGCGGGTCCGCTCCATCCGGACCAGCGAACGGCGCATCTACCAGCAGATCACCGACATCTTTGCCGAGTGCAGCATCGACTACGATCCACGCTCGGAGATTACGCAGCAGTTCTACGCCCACGTGCAGGACAAGTTCCACTTCGCCATCACCGGCCAGACCTCAAGCGAGTTGGTCCACCGCAGGGCCGATGCGGACAAGCCGCTCATGGGATTGCAGACCTACAAGAATGCACCGGACGGGCGCGTGCTGCTCTCGGATACGACGATCGGGAAGAATTACCTGGCCGAGGACGAGATCAGGCAGCTGGAACGCACCGTCTCCAGCTTCTTCGACTACATCGAGCGCATCATCGAGAGCCGGAACACCTTCACCATGCAGGCCTTTGCCGACAGCGTGAACCGCTTTTTGGAGTTCAACGAATATAAAGTACTGGAAGGCTACGGCTCTGTCTCCCGCAAACAGGCCGACGCCAAGGCCCGCACAGAGTACGAGAAGTTCAACAAGACGCAACGGATTGAATCGGATTTTGATAGGGCATTGAAGGCGATTGAAGAGAAGAAGGATGGTGGGGAATG
- a CDS encoding plasmid mobilization protein, whose translation MPTKKHRLRAYVTPEEYEQIIHQAEQYNLSVSAFVRKVALGEPLPNVDYAKTRLELLRINADMGRLGGLFKFWLGDKDRSAQEATPQLRELLHEIEKRQLELKEVVRQIK comes from the coding sequence ATGCCTACCAAAAAGCACCGCCTGAGGGCTTACGTCACACCCGAAGAATACGAGCAAATCATACATCAAGCCGAGCAATACAACCTGTCTGTCTCTGCTTTTGTACGAAAGGTGGCCTTAGGCGAGCCCTTGCCAAATGTGGATTACGCAAAAACGCGCCTGGAACTGCTGCGGATCAATGCTGACATGGGAAGGCTGGGTGGCCTTTTCAAGTTCTGGCTTGGGGATAAGGACCGGTCTGCTCAAGAAGCAACTCCTCAGCTGAGGGAGCTGCTTCACGAGATCGAAAAAAGGCAGCTCGAATTGAAGGAGGTTGTGCGGCAGATCAAATAG
- a CDS encoding TaqI-like C-terminal specificity domain-containing protein, which yields MQTEKTNHLVRRKDPPVSLGNAARVVAGHPLRGRVEDDPAGDIRVVQLKNADPVAGVDMKELPRISSSGRKEPTFLKQGDILFVNRGMRFFGAYVDKVLDRVVAAPHFFIIQADREKVLPEYLAWFLNSRRAQRYYSQCAAGTALPHITRKTLEALPVDVPDLERQALIAQVYQCSLRERRLTERLLNRHELLVSSLLDAASRNSK from the coding sequence ATGCAAACCGAAAAAACAAATCATTTGGTGCGAAGAAAAGATCCACCAGTTTCCTTGGGGAACGCCGCCAGGGTGGTGGCTGGCCATCCCTTGCGCGGCAGGGTTGAGGATGATCCGGCTGGCGATATCAGGGTTGTTCAGCTCAAAAACGCCGATCCTGTCGCTGGTGTTGATATGAAGGAGCTTCCAAGGATATCCAGTTCAGGCCGCAAGGAGCCGACCTTCCTCAAACAGGGCGACATCCTTTTCGTGAATCGGGGTATGCGTTTTTTTGGCGCATATGTGGACAAGGTCTTGGATCGGGTCGTTGCCGCTCCCCATTTTTTTATCATCCAGGCGGACCGGGAAAAGGTGCTGCCAGAATATTTGGCTTGGTTCCTGAACAGCCGCCGGGCGCAACGTTACTATTCCCAATGCGCTGCCGGGACGGCTCTCCCGCATATAACCCGGAAGACTCTTGAGGCCCTCCCCGTCGATGTTCCCGACCTGGAGAGGCAGGCGCTTATCGCCCAGGTTTACCAGTGCAGTCTGCGCGAGCGTAGATTGACGGAACGCCTACTGAACCGACATGAATTGCTGGTCTCCAGCCTGCTGGACGCCGCATCTCGAAATTCCAAATGA